One genomic segment of Bradyrhizobium diazoefficiens includes these proteins:
- a CDS encoding F0F1 ATP synthase subunit A yields the protein MKIDPIHQFNIEPLFTIGHIGNHTIAFTNSSLYMLVAVAIISILMLASGTQLVPGRLQSVAEISYEFVASTIRSTAGAEGMKFFPLIFSLFMFLCVSNLVGVIPYTFTISSHLIVTAALALLVFFTVLIYGVAKNGLKFFSIFVPHGVPGYILPLVMFIEVLSFFLRPVSHSVRLFANMLAGHIALKVFAGFVAMLGFSLGALGWVGGVLPLALTIALYALEILVAFLQAYVFAILTCIYLNDAIHPGH from the coding sequence ATGAAAATCGATCCGATCCACCAGTTCAACATCGAGCCTCTCTTCACGATCGGCCATATCGGCAATCACACGATCGCCTTCACCAATTCGTCGCTCTACATGCTGGTGGCGGTCGCCATCATCTCGATCCTGATGCTTGCCAGCGGTACGCAGCTGGTTCCCGGGCGTCTGCAGTCCGTCGCTGAAATCTCCTACGAGTTCGTCGCCTCGACCATCCGTTCGACGGCCGGCGCGGAAGGCATGAAGTTCTTCCCGCTGATCTTCTCGCTGTTCATGTTCCTCTGCGTCTCGAACCTGGTCGGCGTCATCCCCTACACCTTCACGATCTCGAGCCACCTGATCGTGACGGCCGCGCTTGCGCTGCTGGTCTTCTTCACCGTCCTGATCTACGGCGTCGCGAAGAACGGCCTGAAATTCTTCTCCATCTTCGTGCCCCACGGCGTCCCCGGCTACATCCTGCCGCTGGTGATGTTCATCGAGGTCCTGTCGTTCTTCCTGCGGCCGGTCTCCCACAGCGTCCGTCTGTTCGCCAACATGCTGGCCGGCCACATCGCGCTGAAGGTGTTCGCGGGCTTCGTCGCCATGCTCGGCTTCTCGCTCGGCGCCCTCGGCTGGGTCGGCGGCGTGCTGCCGCTGGCGCTGACGATCGCGCTGTACGCGCTCGAGATTCTGGTCGCGTTCCTGCAAGCCTATGTGTTTGCGATCCTGACCTGCATCTACCTCAACGACGCCATTCATCCGGGACACTGA
- a CDS encoding F0F1 ATP synthase subunit B: MAESHGGAKGPAAGAHTEADGGHHGGGFPPFESSTFASQLVSLAIFFVLLYVIVSKLALPKVGGAIEARQNKIEGDLTEAQKLKDQSEAALKAYEGELASARSRAQAIGNESRDKANAQAEAERKALEEQLAVKLAEAEKTIASTRATAMSNVRGIAADAAGQIVQQLTGVVPDAASVNAAVDASLKG; the protein is encoded by the coding sequence ATGGCTGAGAGTCATGGCGGCGCAAAAGGTCCGGCGGCGGGCGCTCACACCGAGGCTGACGGTGGTCACCACGGTGGCGGGTTTCCGCCGTTCGAGAGCAGCACCTTCGCTTCACAGCTGGTGTCGCTCGCGATCTTCTTCGTCCTGCTTTACGTGATCGTGTCCAAGCTCGCTCTGCCGAAGGTCGGCGGCGCGATCGAAGCGCGTCAGAACAAGATCGAGGGTGACCTCACCGAGGCGCAGAAGCTGAAGGATCAGTCCGAGGCGGCGCTGAAGGCCTATGAAGGCGAGCTCGCTTCGGCGCGTTCGCGGGCGCAGGCGATCGGCAACGAATCCCGCGACAAGGCGAATGCGCAGGCGGAAGCCGAGCGCAAGGCGCTGGAAGAGCAACTGGCGGTCAAGCTCGCCGAGGCGGAAAAGACCATCGCCTCGACCCGCGCGACCGCCATGAGCAACGTCCGCGGCATCGCGGCCGATGCGGCAGGCCAGATCGTGCAGCAGCTCACCGGCGTCGTTCCCGATGCTGCGTCAGTCAATGCCGCGGTCGATGCGTCCTTGAAGGGTTAG
- a CDS encoding M16 family metallopeptidase, protein MSVEISKLASGLTVVTDEMPHLETAALGVWAGVGGRDEKPNEHGISHLLEHMAFKGTTKRSSREIVEEIEAVGGDLNAGTSTETTSYYARVLKADVPLALDVLADILANPAFEPDELEREKNVIVQEIGAAQDTPDDVVFEHLNELCYPDQPMGRSLLGTAKTLRSFNRDMLRGYLSTHYRGPDMVVAAAGAVDHAQVVAEAEQRFASFEATPGPKPQTAVFGKGGAKVVHRELEQAHLTLALEGVPQTDLSLFSLQVFTNILGGGMSSRLFQEVREKRGLCYSIYTFHAPYTDTGFFGLYTGTDPADAPEMMEVVVDIMNDSVETLTEAEIARAKAQMKAGLLMALESCSSRAEQLARHVLAYGRPQTVQELVARIDAVSVESTRDAARALLSRSRPAVVALGSGRGLDTAVSFAEGLTRARAKARLH, encoded by the coding sequence ATGAGCGTCGAGATTTCCAAGCTTGCGTCCGGCCTGACCGTCGTCACCGATGAGATGCCCCATCTTGAAACTGCGGCACTCGGCGTCTGGGCCGGCGTCGGCGGCCGCGACGAGAAGCCGAACGAGCACGGCATCTCGCATCTGCTGGAACACATGGCATTCAAGGGCACGACGAAGCGCTCCTCGCGCGAGATCGTGGAGGAGATCGAGGCGGTCGGCGGCGACCTCAATGCCGGCACCTCGACCGAGACCACATCCTATTACGCGCGGGTGCTGAAGGCCGACGTGCCGCTCGCGCTCGACGTGCTCGCCGACATCCTTGCCAATCCCGCTTTCGAGCCTGACGAGCTGGAGCGAGAGAAGAACGTCATCGTGCAGGAGATCGGCGCAGCGCAGGATACGCCCGACGACGTCGTGTTCGAGCACCTCAACGAGCTCTGCTATCCCGACCAGCCGATGGGCCGCTCGCTGCTCGGCACCGCGAAGACGCTGCGCAGCTTCAACCGCGACATGCTGCGCGGCTATCTTTCGACGCACTACCGCGGCCCCGACATGGTGGTGGCGGCGGCCGGCGCGGTTGACCACGCGCAAGTGGTCGCCGAGGCCGAGCAGCGCTTCGCGAGCTTCGAGGCGACGCCGGGTCCGAAGCCGCAGACGGCCGTGTTCGGCAAGGGCGGGGCCAAGGTGGTGCACCGCGAGCTCGAGCAGGCGCATCTGACGCTGGCGCTGGAAGGCGTGCCGCAGACCGATCTGTCGCTGTTCTCGCTGCAGGTCTTCACCAACATCCTCGGCGGCGGAATGTCGTCGCGGCTGTTCCAGGAGGTGCGTGAGAAGCGCGGCCTCTGCTATTCGATCTACACCTTCCACGCGCCCTATACCGACACCGGCTTCTTCGGCCTTTACACTGGCACCGATCCCGCCGATGCGCCGGAGATGATGGAGGTCGTGGTCGACATCATGAATGATTCAGTCGAGACCCTGACCGAGGCCGAGATCGCGCGCGCCAAGGCGCAGATGAAGGCGGGCCTGCTGATGGCGCTGGAAAGCTGCTCGTCACGTGCCGAGCAGCTCGCCCGGCACGTGCTGGCCTATGGCCGGCCGCAGACGGTGCAGGAACTGGTGGCCCGGATCGACGCCGTCAGCGTCGAATCGACCCGGGATGCCGCGCGTGCGCTGCTTTCGCGGAGCCGCCCTGCGGTTGTCGCATTGGGCAGTGGCAGGGGTCTGGACACGGCGGTGTCTTTTGCGGAAGGATTGACCCGGGCGCGCGCCAAGGCGCGGCTGCATTAG
- the thrC gene encoding threonine synthase, with product MTRYISTRGEAPELGFCDVMLTGLARDGGLYVPAIWPQLSTEAIAGFFGRPYWEVAVDVIRPFAGGEISDAELGRMANEAYATFRHPAVVPLRQMAPHQFVLELFHGPTLAFKDVAMQLISRLMDHVLAKRGQRTTIVVATSGDTGGAAVEAFAGLENVDLIVLFPHGRISEVQQRMMTTTGGANVHALAIEGTFDDCQALVKGMFNHHRFRDATSLSGVNSINWARIVAQVVYYFTSAVAVGAPARAVDFIVPTGNFGDIFAGYVAKRMGLPVRTLCIAANVNDILARTLKTGIYEVREVHATASPSMDIQISSNFERLLFEAGRRDAAGVRRLMDSLKQSGRFVLPDAMLAAIRNEFDAGRADETETAAAIRAAWREAGELVDPHTAVALAVADRDTTDTTVPSIVLSTAHPAKFPDAVEAACGQRPQLPVWLDGLMTKSEHMKVMKNDQSEVERFVLSVSRAAKQGVAG from the coding sequence TTGACTCGTTATATCTCGACCCGGGGCGAGGCCCCCGAACTCGGCTTCTGCGATGTGATGCTGACCGGGCTTGCCCGCGACGGCGGCCTGTATGTGCCGGCTATCTGGCCGCAGCTTTCGACTGAAGCCATCGCCGGCTTCTTCGGCCGCCCCTATTGGGAGGTCGCGGTCGACGTGATCCGCCCCTTCGCCGGCGGCGAGATTTCCGACGCCGAGCTCGGCCGCATGGCGAATGAGGCCTACGCCACCTTCCGCCATCCGGCTGTGGTGCCGCTGCGCCAGATGGCGCCGCATCAGTTCGTGCTGGAGCTGTTTCACGGTCCGACGCTCGCCTTCAAGGACGTCGCGATGCAGCTGATCTCACGGCTGATGGACCACGTGCTCGCCAAGCGCGGCCAGCGCACCACCATCGTGGTCGCGACATCAGGCGACACCGGCGGCGCCGCGGTCGAAGCTTTCGCGGGGCTCGAGAACGTCGACCTCATCGTGCTGTTTCCGCACGGCCGCATCTCCGAAGTGCAGCAGCGGATGATGACGACGACGGGCGGTGCCAACGTCCATGCGCTCGCCATCGAGGGCACTTTCGACGACTGCCAGGCGCTCGTGAAGGGGATGTTCAACCATCACCGCTTCCGCGATGCCACGTCTCTGTCCGGCGTCAATTCCATCAACTGGGCGCGCATCGTCGCCCAGGTGGTCTACTACTTCACCTCGGCCGTTGCCGTCGGGGCGCCGGCGCGCGCGGTGGACTTCATCGTGCCGACCGGCAATTTCGGCGACATTTTTGCCGGCTATGTCGCCAAGCGCATGGGCCTGCCCGTGCGCACCCTCTGCATTGCCGCCAACGTCAACGACATCCTGGCGCGTACGCTGAAGACCGGGATCTACGAAGTGCGCGAGGTGCACGCGACCGCCTCGCCGTCGATGGATATCCAGATCTCCTCGAATTTCGAGCGGCTGCTGTTCGAGGCCGGCCGGCGCGATGCGGCCGGCGTCCGCCGCCTGATGGATTCGCTGAAGCAGTCGGGGCGCTTCGTGCTGCCCGATGCGATGCTGGCCGCGATCCGCAACGAGTTCGACGCCGGCCGCGCCGACGAGACCGAGACCGCGGCTGCGATCCGCGCCGCCTGGCGCGAGGCGGGCGAGCTGGTCGATCCGCACACCGCGGTGGCGCTTGCCGTTGCTGACCGCGACACCACCGACACCACGGTGCCCAGCATCGTGCTCTCCACGGCCCATCCGGCCAAATTCCCCGACGCGGTCGAGGCGGCCTGCGGCCAGCGGCCGCAACTGCCGGTCTGGCTCGATGGCCTCATGACCAAATCCGAACACATGAAGGTGATGAAGAACGACCAGAGCGAGGTCGAGCGGTTCGTGCTGTCGGTCAGCCGCGCCGCAAAACAAGGAGTTGCCGGATGA
- a CDS encoding response regulator transcription factor — MQDTAKPSTKVLIVDDHPVVLSGCRTLFASDHSIRIDEATDAKSGHRAYVSKRPDVTVIDISLPDVSGFELMRRIRKDDPDAKIIMFSMNDDPAFVVRAVELGAQGYVSKGDDPRILLKAVRKVVAGDNYISPQLAEAVTFSGAAIKANPASQMTPRELEILRLLGRGDKIVEVAEALGISYKTVANTTSLLKQKLGAKNHSDLIRIAVEIGMG, encoded by the coding sequence ATGCAAGATACCGCCAAGCCGTCGACCAAAGTTCTGATCGTCGACGACCATCCCGTGGTGCTGTCCGGTTGCCGGACGCTGTTCGCGTCCGACCATTCGATCCGCATCGACGAGGCAACCGACGCCAAATCCGGGCATCGCGCCTATGTCAGCAAGCGGCCTGACGTCACGGTCATCGACATCAGCCTGCCCGACGTGTCCGGCTTCGAGCTGATGCGGCGGATCCGCAAGGACGATCCCGACGCCAAGATCATCATGTTCAGCATGAACGACGATCCGGCCTTCGTGGTGCGGGCGGTCGAGCTCGGTGCGCAGGGCTATGTGTCCAAAGGCGACGATCCCAGGATCCTGCTGAAAGCGGTGCGCAAGGTGGTCGCAGGCGACAACTACATCTCGCCCCAGCTCGCCGAGGCCGTGACGTTCTCCGGCGCCGCGATCAAGGCCAATCCGGCCTCGCAGATGACGCCGCGGGAGCTCGAGATTCTCCGTCTGCTCGGGCGCGGCGACAAGATCGTCGAGGTCGCTGAGGCACTCGGCATCTCCTACAAGACCGTCGCCAACACCACGTCACTGCTCAAGCAGAAGCTGGGTGCCAAAAACCATTCCGACCTGATCCGGATCGCGGTGGAAATCGGGATGGGCTGA
- a CDS encoding F0F1 ATP synthase subunit C yields MDPAAAKLIGAGIACIGMGGAGVGVGVIFGNYLAAAVRNPSAAQGQFGNLIFGFAVTEALGIFSLLIALLLLFVPL; encoded by the coding sequence ATGGATCCGGCAGCAGCAAAACTTATCGGCGCGGGCATCGCATGCATCGGCATGGGCGGCGCGGGCGTCGGCGTCGGCGTGATCTTCGGCAACTATCTCGCCGCGGCCGTTCGCAACCCGTCGGCCGCTCAGGGCCAGTTCGGCAACCTGATCTTCGGCTTCGCCGTGACCGAAGCGCTCGGCATCTTCTCGCTGCTGATCGCGCTGCTGCTGCTGTTCGTTCCGCTCTGA
- a CDS encoding GNAT family N-acetyltransferase: MALFRLPSSGPAALAPRGNGLLLRAPQMSDFLQWAHLRESSRDYLTPWEPIWPSDDLTRSGFRRRLRRYSEDIAADRSYPFLIFRELDGAMLGGITLANVRRGIVQAGTIGYWVGKPHAHRGYMTAALRLLLPTLFGELNLHRVEAACIPTNAPSIRVLEKCGFSREGLARRYLCINGIWQDHLLFGLLHEDFRG, encoded by the coding sequence ATGGCTCTGTTTCGCCTGCCATCCAGTGGACCTGCCGCCCTCGCGCCGCGCGGCAACGGGCTGTTGCTGCGCGCTCCGCAGATGTCGGACTTCCTGCAATGGGCGCATTTGCGCGAGAGCAGCCGCGACTACCTGACGCCCTGGGAGCCGATCTGGCCGTCGGACGACCTCACACGGTCGGGCTTCCGCCGCCGCCTGCGGCGCTATTCCGAGGATATCGCCGCGGACCGCTCCTATCCCTTTCTGATCTTCCGCGAGCTCGACGGCGCCATGCTCGGCGGCATCACGCTCGCCAATGTCCGGCGCGGCATCGTCCAGGCCGGCACCATCGGCTACTGGGTCGGCAAGCCCCACGCTCATCGCGGCTACATGACGGCCGCGCTGCGGCTGCTGCTGCCGACGCTGTTCGGCGAGCTCAACCTGCATCGGGTCGAGGCCGCCTGCATCCCCACCAATGCGCCGTCGATCCGGGTGCTGGAGAAGTGCGGCTTCTCCCGCGAAGGGCTGGCACGCCGCTATCTCTGCATCAACGGGATCTGGCAGGACCACCTGCTGTTCGGTCTGCTGCATGAGGATTTCCGCGGCTGA
- a CDS encoding ATP F0F1 synthase subunit B (Produces ATP from ADP in the presence of a proton gradient across the membrane. Subunit B is part of the membrane proton channel.), with amino-acid sequence MFFDPETWVAVAFVILMIVFGYLGIFNKAMAALDHRAARIKAELDDATRLREEAAKVLAGYKARSATAEREAADIIANAKSEAERIGAEAKAKMEDFVARRTKTAESKIALAEAQALADVRAAAAEAAVQAASTILSQSVKGHVADDLLAKGINEVRQKLN; translated from the coding sequence ATGTTCTTCGATCCTGAAACCTGGGTCGCCGTCGCCTTCGTGATCCTGATGATCGTGTTCGGCTATCTCGGGATCTTCAACAAGGCGATGGCTGCACTCGACCATCGCGCCGCCCGCATCAAGGCCGAGCTCGACGACGCGACGCGCCTCAGGGAAGAAGCGGCCAAGGTGCTCGCCGGCTACAAGGCGCGCAGTGCCACCGCCGAGCGCGAAGCTGCCGACATCATCGCCAACGCCAAGTCCGAGGCCGAGCGCATCGGGGCCGAAGCCAAGGCGAAGATGGAAGACTTCGTCGCCCGCCGTACCAAGACCGCGGAGAGCAAGATCGCGCTCGCTGAAGCCCAGGCGCTGGCCGATGTCCGCGCCGCAGCCGCGGAGGCCGCCGTGCAGGCCGCCTCGACGATCCTGTCGCAGTCGGTCAAGGGCCATGTCGCCGACGACCTGCTCGCCAAAGGCATCAACGAGGTTCGGCAGAAGCTGAACTGA